The Punica granatum isolate Tunisia-2019 chromosome 4, ASM765513v2, whole genome shotgun sequence sequence CATACTGTATACACACATCAGTTATCACATATTATGCAAGAAAACACTTTCTGGACAAAACTTTTGGGCGTCTTTCTCGTGGCCGCTAGTGTTGGGACGTCCTTCTGGTTGTCTTCCGATGATTCTGCCTCTTCAACACCATCTTCATCTTTCAGCTTCTCACACTCATCGCAGAACATTTTGAATGCACCCTCGATATACTCAACGGCGGCTGAGACAGTAATGTTCTCCACCATTTTGTGGGGGTAAGTGTCCTTTTTGTGATCCCCATTCAACGTCGCGGCCATCTGCACCAGTTGTTCCTGGAAATCGTTGAGACTTGCCTCTTCATTTGGCCCGGATTCCCTCATCTTCACTGGCTCTGCTAATGTCACTGCAAGTTTTTTGCACCATACATGCACATGCAAGCAATACATAAAActtattcaataaaaaaagcaATACATAAAACTATGACAACGTCAATGCCCAATTAATTGTATGTTAAATGACATGCCTCGATGCATCTATGCTAAGCAAATCATCTTGTGAGTGATCTTGCTGGGCAGTCAAActgataattaataatatgcgGATTTCTTGCACCGAGCTAACAGAACTTCCCGTTAGTCATACGAACAAATGGCCCTCACCTGGACAATCAGCTCTTGGAGTGGTACGATTTAGGACTCCTTCAAATGTACCTGCCCACTCGTCACGCTTTGTTAGGAAGTCCTTAAGGTTGAATATCTTTTTGACAGTCGCTGCGATCGATGAATGCTCAAACTGAGAGGTCGGGTATGGCCCCGTAGGCTCATGCAACACTGCAACAAAGTTAGCCCATCAATCCAATTTATATacctattaatttttaattaatttctttttcaattacacATACCTGTTCCCGGCTCGATCCAGGGAGAGATTAGAATGGCTGGAACCCTGACTCCTAGACGATCGAACTTGAAGTTGTAAGGCTCGGGACCAATGATGTCATCTGGGTTTGGGACTCCTTGCCACGGTGTAGGGACGTGATCATAGAACCCACCATGCTCATCATAGACTATCAAGAATAAAATCTCGTTCCACTGAGGACTTGACCTCAATGCCTCGTAAACTTCCTTGATGAACTTTTGCCCTTCTGAGACATCGTGAGAAGGGTGGTCGTCATTTGCTGGAAGCCCGGAAACCTCAAAGTATCGCTGCTCGATCACAACATAGTTCGGTAATTTCCCCTCCTTGCAATGTTTCTTGAAAAGGAGATCAAATTGGTGGAAGTGCTTTAGATACTTCGGTTTCCGAAGGTTTCTGCGTGATGGGAATAAACTTCATGAGTAATTTGGTTTCCGAATAGATGAGCAGTTAATTAGCCTCctttctaaaaatttaaaaagaaaaagaaaaaaaaagagttgtgTAATTGTTGTATACAACACTGCGACTGACGTTTATGAAAACATCtgcatcaatcaatcaattataatacTGTAAAACTAAAAAGCGAAATATAGTTTCATTCATATATTCCTTAGAACTAAAtcctctcaatttttcaaatatttcaaGTTTAACAAAGTtataacaattattattatatcaaaatcacgattaacatttaaaaatctcaagaaaaggaaaaagttttCAATCAGCGAAGAGAAAGTTAATCTTTTTTGAAGAATACAAGATTTTCGTAAAAAAATCATCGAGAAAACAATCagttataatatatagaatatGCGATGCGAAATTTGAGTATTCTATTccaatattattaaatttgataaattcttttgatattttgaatatttcgATCCTAACAAATATaccataaataattattatattaaaattattaaaataaatatataattttatcattcaagaatatatactaaaatttattaaaaacttACAAATTACTATGCCCAAGAAATCAAACAATTTCCCGAAAATTActc is a genomic window containing:
- the LOC116203624 gene encoding non-specific phospholipase C3-like, whose product is MAAESTQSPPSCPIKHIVILVQENRSFDHMLGWMKSLNPEIDGVTGAESNPLPASSAESEDQNSIPRLLHFQDNATYIDPDPDHSFQAIYEQVFGKPWTAEEAAEQKPPTMDGFARNAEAKMEGLAEIVMSGFQPDAVPVFKQLVSEFAVCDRWFASLPAATQPNRLYVHAATSHGATGNDTEQLIKGFPQKTIMESMHEAGHTFGIYYQYPASTFFYRNLRKPKYLKHFHQFDLLFKKHCKEGKLPNYVVIEQRYFEVSGLPANDDHPSHDVSEGQKFIKEVYEALRSSPQWNEILFLIVYDEHGGFYDHVPTPWQGVPNPDDIIGPEPYNFKFDRLGVRVPAILISPWIEPGTVLHEPTGPYPTSQFEHSSIAATVKKIFNLKDFLTKRDEWAGTFEGVLNRTTPRADCPVTLAEPVKMRESGPNEEASLNDFQEQLVQMAATLNGDHKKDTYPHKMVENITVSAAVEYIEGAFKMFCDECEKLKDEDGVEEAESSEDNQKDVPTLAATRKTPKSFVQKVFSCIICDN